GCTGTGCCGTTGCCAATCGCAATCAGGTTCACGCCATGCTTCTCCGCCAGTTTGGCCAGGGTGTGCAGCGAGCCTTCCCAGTCGCGGCGCGGCTCGTGAGGGAACACGGTGGCTGTCTCCACCAGCTTGCCGGTGTCGTCCACCACAGCCACCTTCACGCCGGTGCGGATGCCGGGGTCCAGCCCCATCACCACGCGCGGGCCAGCGGGGGCGGCCAGCAGCAGGTCGCGCAGGTTGTCGGCAAACACCTTGATGGCCACCTTCTCGGCATCGTCGCGCAGGCGGGCGAACAGGTCGCGCTCGGTCGAGAGGCTCAGCTTGACGCGCCAGGTCCAGGCCACGCTCTTGCGGATCAGGTCGTCGGCCTTGCGCCCCGCATGGCTCCAGCCCAGGTGCAGGGCAATCTTGCCTTCGGCCAGGCTGGGCTTGCCAGGCTCAGGCTCCACCGGCAACACCAGCTTGGCTTCCAGAATCTCCAACGCACGGCCACGGAACACGGCCAGCGCGCGATGCGAGGGCACGCGGCCAATGGGCTCGTCGTATTCAAAATAATCGCGGAACTTGGAAACCTCGGGGTCGTTCTCGTTCTTGCCTTCGACCTTTTTGCTGCGCAGCAGGCCCTCAGCCCACAGCCACTCGCGCAGGCCTTGCACCAGCACGGCGTCCTCGGCCCAGCGCTCGCTCAAGATGTCGCGCACGCCATCGAGCACGGCGGGCACGGTCGAAAAGTCAGCGCCCGTCTTGCCATCGTCCAGCACCTCGGGCGGCTTGGTGAAGGCAGCGGCCTCAACGGCGGGGTCAAGGGTGGGGTCGGCAAACAGCTTGTCGGCCAGAGGTTCGATGCCAAATTCGCGGGCCATCTGGCCCTTGGTGCGGCGCTTTTGTTTGAAGGGCAGATAGATGTCTTCGAGTTCCTGCTTCGTTGGAGCTGCGGCAATGGCAACGCGCAAAGCGTCGGTCAGCTTGCCTTGCTCATCAATGCTCTTGAGCACCGCAGCGCGGCGGTCGTCCAACTCGCGCAGGTAAGACAGACGGGCCTCCAGCTCACGCAGCTGGATATCGTCCAGCCCACCGGTGACTTCCTTGCGGTAACGCGCGATGAAGGGCACCGTGGCCCCACCGTCCAGCAGCTCGACGGCGGCGCGTACCTGCTGCTCCCCTACTTTGATTTCTGCGGCCAGTTGCCGAATGATCTGCTGCATGTGTGGGAAAACTCTCTGAGACTCAAAGGGGACTTACGCCATCGGCTTGCCATACCAGCCTCGCCCAGGGGCGAACGCTTGCATGAAAACCGGTTTGCGTAAGCCACGTCAAACAAACGAAACGCGAAGCGCGCGAGTTTGCCACAGCGCACAGCGGGCTAACATCGCCACCCGACCACGGTTGTTACAACTATCAAAGCCCCCTGCGGATGCAAGAAGACCTGTTTGGCACACCAGCCGTGCCCACGCCCACCAACCGCCAGGCCAGCGATGAGCAGCCCGGCGCAGCCACCACCCGCCCCACACCAAGGGCCAAGGGACTGGGCGTGCGTCCGGTGGCAGTAGACGAGACCTTGCGCACGCTGGCGGGCGCCCTGCCCCAGCGGCTGCGCTTGGGCACCTCGTCGTGGACCTACCCCGCCTGGGCCGGGCTGGTGTGGGATGCGGAGTACGCTGAAACGCAGCTGTCCAAACAAGGGCTGGCCGCCTATGCCGCCCACCCGCTGCTGCGCACCGTAAGCCTGGACCGCAACTTCTACCGCCCGCTCACCGTCAGCCAGTACCAGCGCTATGCCGAGCAGGTACCGGCGGACTTTCGCTTTGTCGTCAAGGCGCCCAGCCTGGTCACCGACGCACTGGTGCGCACCGAAGATGGCCGGGGCCGCGAGCCCAACCCGGCGTTTCTGGACCCCGCCCTGGCCTGCTCCGAGTTTGTAGAGCCTGCCCTGGCCGGGCTGGGCGACAAGCTGGGCGCGCTGGTGTTCCAGCTCAGCCCCCTGCCCATGGCGTGGCTGGACCGCATGCCCCTGCTGCTAGGCAAGCTGCGGGATTTGCTGCACGCGCTGCCAGCGCTCAAGCCCCAGGCCAGCGACGGCGTGATCGCCGTGGAGGTGCGAGACCCAGAGTGGCTGACCCCTGAATTTGCCGCCGTGCTGCGCGATGCCGGTGCCACCTACTGCCTGGGCCTGCACCCCAAGCTGCCACCGCTGGCACAGCAATTGCCGGTGCTGCGTGCCCTGTGGCCCACGCCACTGGTGTGCCGCTGGAACCTGAATGCATTGCACGGCCCCTATGGCTATGAAGACGCCCAGCGGCGATACGCACCTTACGACCGGTTGCACGACCTGGACCCGGACACCCACGCGGCGCTGGCCCAGGTGATCGCAGGCATCACGGCCGCAGGGCAGAACGCCTACGTCACCATCAGCAACCATGCCGAGGGCTGTGCGCCCTTGACCGTGCAGCGGCTGGCCGAGCAAGTGCGGACATTGCCCCCACTTGCGGCCAAGAGCGCACCGCCTGCTGCTGACTGAGAGCCTTTTTGGCTTCTAGCGCTTTATGAATAAGCGCTATAAGCTATCAATTCAATAGCAAAATTGGGGGTAACTCAGCGCCCCAGTTGCCGGTGCTGCCCAGGCTCCTGCCCCAGTTGGAACTGGGCCACGGCCTCCACCATCTGCTCCGCCTGGCTGCGCAAGCTGCTGGCGGCGGCGGCCATTTCTTCGACCAGGGCCGCGTTTTGCTGGGTGGCCTGATCGAGCTGCGTCACCGCCTGGCCCACCTGCCCCACCCCGGCGCTTTGCTCGCCCGTGGCCGCGCTGATTTCAGAGACGATGTCTGCCACCCGCTGGATGGAGCTGACCACCTCGCCCATGGTGGTGCCCGCCTTGTCGGCTAGCACCGAGCCTTCTTGCACCATGGCGCTGCTGGCGCCGATCAGCTCCTTGATGGCCTTGGCCTCGGCCGCGGTGCGCTGTGCCAGGTTGCGCACCTCACTGGCCACCACTGCAAAACCCCGCCCTTGTTCGCCCGCACGGGCGGCTTCCACGGCCGCGTTCAGGGCCAGGATGTTGGTTTGGAAGGCAATGCCGTCAATCACACCAATGATGTCGGCAATCTTCTGGCTGCTGCCATTGATGTTGTGCATGGTGCTGACCACCTGCGCCACCACCTGCCCGCCCTGCGCGGCCACCTCGCTGGCGCTGGCCGCCAGACGGCTGGCTTGCGAGGCGTTGTCTGCGTTGTGGCGGATGGTGGAGCCCAGCTCTTCCATGCTGGCCGCCGTTTCTTCGAGCGAGCTGGCCTGCGTCTCGGTGCGGGCCGACAAATCGTGGTTGCCCTGGGCGATTTCACTGCTGGCAGACGACACGCTTTCGGCACTGCGGCGCACCGTGCCCAGGCTTTGCACCAAGCGCTGGCGAAAGCCTTCCATGGCCTGGCCCAGCGCGCCAATCTCGTCGTTCGATCGGATGTCCACCGCGTGCGTCAAATCGCCTTGCGACAAATGCCCCAGCGCTGTGCTGAGTTGTTGCACGGGCTTGCCCACCAGCCGGCGCGTGGCATAGACCAGCACCACCGTCAGGATGGCAAGTGCCGCCAACACGCCCACCCACAGCCAGATCAGCACCCCGCGGGCGTCTTCCATCATCTCGGACATGGGAGCTTCGGCAACGATGGCCCAATTCCAGGGCTTGTAGCGCTCAGTGGCCACAAACTGGGCCTGCTGTTTGCCAGCCCCCAGACGGGGCGACCACAGCGTCTCAAATTCACTGGCCTGGTCTTTTTCGGTCAGCCGGGCCAGCCAGGCTTTGCCGTCTTCGGTCTTTTCGTCCACCACCAGGGCATCGGCCAAGCCCGCTGTACGGCCGCGCGCCGGGCCCGAGGACACATTCACCGCGTACACCGCGCCGCTCTCAAACAGTTTTTGCGAGCCCATGACCTGGGCCAGCTTGCCCAGGATGCCCCCCATGTCGGAGCCGATGAACAGAATACCAATCGTGCGGTTGCCCTGGCGGATGGGCTCGTACACCGTCATGTATTCCTTGCCAAACAGACTGGCGCGGCCAATGTAGGTTTTGCCCTCTTGCATGAGGGGGTAGGCGGGGTGGTTGCGGTCCAACAGGGTTTTGTAGGCGCGCTCGCCATCCTGCTTTTTGAGGGACGTGGTCACGCGCATGAAGTCGTCACCGGAGCGAACAAAAATCGTGGCGATGGCGCCTGCGCTGTCTTTGGTGAAGCGGTCCACCCCCTCAAAGTTACCGTTCAGCGGCGCCCCCTGGAAGCTCAACACGGCTTCCTTCTTGCCATCCGCACCGGGCTGCTCTTCCACGCTGAAGTCGCCCGTGAAGCGGGACTTGAACAATACAAAGTCGCGCTTGGCCTGGTCTTGGGCGGTTTCGTCAAAGCTCTGGACCAACGTGCGTACCTGGGCCGCATATTGGCGAGCATCGTTGCGCGACACCCCCCCAAAGTCTTGCCAGATGAACAGGCTCACCAAGGTCATGGTACTGAGCAAGACCAACAACAAGCTCACCAGAGCTGTCAGTGAGAGCTTGAATGCGACGGAGCGCTGGGATGATTGCGGCATGGCGGTCCTTGATAAATTTACTGCTTTATCAAATTTATTATTTAATTCATCATTTTGCAAGAATTGCTTACATATTAGTTACAAAACTAGCGTTGATCCATGTCAATTTTCTACATGAATGTGCTTTTTTACAACAGACACCATTGGTGTTAACCCTTGATTTAGAAATGAAAAGCGGCAGCAACACCGACGGGCAACGCACCACAGCACGCAAGCCACGGTGCTATGCTTTTCGAGCCCCCATCCAGCCCGGCAAGCCCCTGCCCTCTGAAGCCGTGAACCGCCCCCACATCTCTGAAAGCCTCCTGCCCATGCGCGATGGCGTGAGCCCCAGCTGCGTGGTGCTGCCCCAGCAAGGCCAGGGCAGCCTGCTCGACAGGCTGGCCGCCCACTTGCCTGGGGTGGGCTACGATGAATGGCGTGCGCGCATGCTTGCCGGGGATGTGGTGGATGCCAAGGGCCAGCCTGTGCACCCTGAGCAAGCGGTGAAAGGCTGCGTCCGCCTGTTCTATTACCGCCACCTGCCGGGCGAGCCCGAACTGCCTTTTGAACACCAGGTGCTATATCAGGACGAGCACCTGCTGGTGGCAGACAAGCCGCATTTCATGCCCGTCACGCCCACGGGGCGCTATGTGCAGCAATCGCTGCTGGTGCGCCTGAAGCGGCAACTTTGCCTGCCCGATCTGTCTCCCCTGCACCGCATCGACCGCGACACGGCGGGGTTGGTGCTGTTCTCGGCGCAGCCACGCACGCGGGGCGCTTACCAGGCCTTGTTCAGAGAGCGCAACATGGCCAAGGCTTACGACGCCGTGGCCCCCTGGGATGCCCGCATCCCGTTTCCGCGTGAACACCGCAGCCGCATGGAGGAATCTCCGCAGTTCTTCCGCATGCAGGAAGTGCCCGGCGAGCCCAACAGCCACACGCACATGGCCGTGCAAGCCGTGCAAGGCCCCTGGGCCCTGTACCGGCTGGAGCCCATCAGCGGCAAACGCCACCAACTGCGGGTGCACATGGCCGCGCTGGGCCTGCCGCTGCGCAACGACCCGTTCTACCCCGAAGTCAACGACCCGCCCGAGGGCGACTATTCGCGCCCCTTGCAGTTGCTGGCCCGGTCGCTGCGTTTTACCGACCCCCTGAACAGGCAGGAGCGCAGCTTTGAAACCCGGCTGCGCCTGCAGTGGCCGGTGACCGACGCCGCAACCACACCAGTGGCGGCATAGACCTACAATCCAACCCGCATTGGATGCCACCCGGCCGCCAATGTCTGCTGGGGGTGTCTGCAACGCAAGCTGCAGGCTGAGAGAGTCCCTTTGAACCTGATTGTGCTCACCTGCCAGAGGTGGGCCCGAGATCATCCTCGCGCAGGGAAGCCGTTACGCCGCAGCCATGCCCCGCACCGGGCAACGCCAGGGCGGGCGTTGCCCCCTTGCGCTGTTGTTACCCGACTGAACAGACCGCTGCGGAGCTTTTGCATGACGTCATCCCACCACCCTGCCCCCACCTCATCGGCAGTCAACGAGGCCCTGGTGCCCGTGCCTGCAGAGCGCCGCGTCTTCCAGTGGCACGACCATGCCTCGCTGTGGTTCAGTCTGGGCGTGGGCCTGCTGGTGATGCAGGTCGGCGCCTACCTGATGCCTGCGCTAGGCACCCAGGAGGCCTTGTGGGCGATTGTGGCGGGCTCTTTGCTGGGCGCGGGCCTGCTGGGCTGGGTGGCCAAGCTAGGCTGCGACAGCGGCCTGGCCAGCGCGGGGCTGATGCACGCTGTGTATGGCCGGGGCTTTGCCAGCCTGCCCATCGTGCTGAACATTGTGCAACTGGTGGGCTGGGGTACGTTTGAACTGGTGGTGATGCGCGACGCCACCGTGGCCATTGGGCAGCAGGCCGGCGGCCTGGCGGGTGCCACGACAGGCACCCTGTGGCCCGTGCTGGCCACGCTGCTGTGGGGCGGCGTGGTGATGTTGCTCATCAGCGGATCGA
This Acidovorax sp. 106 DNA region includes the following protein-coding sequences:
- a CDS encoding Cache 3/Cache 2 fusion domain-containing protein translates to MPQSSQRSVAFKLSLTALVSLLLVLLSTMTLVSLFIWQDFGGVSRNDARQYAAQVRTLVQSFDETAQDQAKRDFVLFKSRFTGDFSVEEQPGADGKKEAVLSFQGAPLNGNFEGVDRFTKDSAGAIATIFVRSGDDFMRVTTSLKKQDGERAYKTLLDRNHPAYPLMQEGKTYIGRASLFGKEYMTVYEPIRQGNRTIGILFIGSDMGGILGKLAQVMGSQKLFESGAVYAVNVSSGPARGRTAGLADALVVDEKTEDGKAWLARLTEKDQASEFETLWSPRLGAGKQQAQFVATERYKPWNWAIVAEAPMSEMMEDARGVLIWLWVGVLAALAILTVVLVYATRRLVGKPVQQLSTALGHLSQGDLTHAVDIRSNDEIGALGQAMEGFRQRLVQSLGTVRRSAESVSSASSEIAQGNHDLSARTETQASSLEETAASMEELGSTIRHNADNASQASRLAASASEVAAQGGQVVAQVVSTMHNINGSSQKIADIIGVIDGIAFQTNILALNAAVEAARAGEQGRGFAVVASEVRNLAQRTAAEAKAIKELIGASSAMVQEGSVLADKAGTTMGEVVSSIQRVADIVSEISAATGEQSAGVGQVGQAVTQLDQATQQNAALVEEMAAAASSLRSQAEQMVEAVAQFQLGQEPGQHRQLGR
- a CDS encoding pseudouridine synthase, producing MRDGVSPSCVVLPQQGQGSLLDRLAAHLPGVGYDEWRARMLAGDVVDAKGQPVHPEQAVKGCVRLFYYRHLPGEPELPFEHQVLYQDEHLLVADKPHFMPVTPTGRYVQQSLLVRLKRQLCLPDLSPLHRIDRDTAGLVLFSAQPRTRGAYQALFRERNMAKAYDAVAPWDARIPFPREHRSRMEESPQFFRMQEVPGEPNSHTHMAVQAVQGPWALYRLEPISGKRHQLRVHMAALGLPLRNDPFYPEVNDPPEGDYSRPLQLLARSLRFTDPLNRQERSFETRLRLQWPVTDAATTPVAA
- a CDS encoding DUF72 domain-containing protein — translated: MQEDLFGTPAVPTPTNRQASDEQPGAATTRPTPRAKGLGVRPVAVDETLRTLAGALPQRLRLGTSSWTYPAWAGLVWDAEYAETQLSKQGLAAYAAHPLLRTVSLDRNFYRPLTVSQYQRYAEQVPADFRFVVKAPSLVTDALVRTEDGRGREPNPAFLDPALACSEFVEPALAGLGDKLGALVFQLSPLPMAWLDRMPLLLGKLRDLLHALPALKPQASDGVIAVEVRDPEWLTPEFAAVLRDAGATYCLGLHPKLPPLAQQLPVLRALWPTPLVCRWNLNALHGPYGYEDAQRRYAPYDRLHDLDPDTHAALAQVIAGITAAGQNAYVTISNHAEGCAPLTVQRLAEQVRTLPPLAAKSAPPAAD
- a CDS encoding Tex family protein produces the protein MQQIIRQLAAEIKVGEQQVRAAVELLDGGATVPFIARYRKEVTGGLDDIQLRELEARLSYLRELDDRRAAVLKSIDEQGKLTDALRVAIAAAPTKQELEDIYLPFKQKRRTKGQMAREFGIEPLADKLFADPTLDPAVEAAAFTKPPEVLDDGKTGADFSTVPAVLDGVRDILSERWAEDAVLVQGLREWLWAEGLLRSKKVEGKNENDPEVSKFRDYFEYDEPIGRVPSHRALAVFRGRALEILEAKLVLPVEPEPGKPSLAEGKIALHLGWSHAGRKADDLIRKSVAWTWRVKLSLSTERDLFARLRDDAEKVAIKVFADNLRDLLLAAPAGPRVVMGLDPGIRTGVKVAVVDDTGKLVETATVFPHEPRRDWEGSLHTLAKLAEKHGVNLIAIGNGTASRETDKLAADLIKLAAKADRAIEKVVVSEAGASVYSASEYASQEMPDVDVSLRGAASIARRLQDPLAELVKIDPKSIGVGQYQHDVNQSELARTLGTVVEDCVNSVGVDLNTASVPLLSRVSGLSGSVAKAVVRWREANGAFKSRKQLMDVAGLGAKTFEQSAGFLRIRGGDNPLDMTGVHPETYPVVEQIMEKTGKPVAEIMGRSDMLKTLKPELFANEKFGVITVKDILAELEKPGRDPRPDFKVARFNDGVEDIKDLKEGMILEGTVSNVAQFGAFIDLGVHQDGLVHVSQLAHKFVNDAREVVKTGDIVKVKVMEVDVERKRIGLSMKLDAAPPRQGGERGAPRDNRFEGAGRGYAQPQRRAPEPAQQSAMASAFAKLQQAKGR